From a single Anomaloglossus baeobatrachus isolate aAnoBae1 chromosome 8, aAnoBae1.hap1, whole genome shotgun sequence genomic region:
- the DMRTA2 gene encoding doublesex- and mab-3-related transcription factor A2 has protein sequence MEISGAPSGSQVPQSTAATSLPVTVAGTLLRGPQLLLRATEKYPRTPKCARCRNHGVVSALKGHKRYCRWKDCMCAKCTLIAERQRVMAAQVALRRQQAQEENEARELQLLYGTAEGLALAAANGIIPPRPAYEVFGSVCSEGGSETKIQKFELFPKSLIPRSITPQQLTPGAKPVTPDSESVTGSAQGTSSPEGRPGSGSENGDGESFLSSPMSKVMKEGEESPSSISPLGSESGSDAEKDEQDPSSSSSARQRTPIDILTRVFPTQKRSVLELVLQGCGGDVVQAIEQILNNRGQEKGDETWSREAALQSIQPSVSTTHRPLIAGAITPTIGTIGSRSAFSPLQPNATHFGTETNTYQLGGHLGLNPLRLAYSAHSRGLAFMAPYSAAGFMPTLGFRPPMDYAFSDLMRDRANVHKDQVYSNGLYSSVVNNTTEKQ, from the exons ATGGAGATTAGCGGGGCCCCTTCTGGATCCCAGGTCCCCCAGAGCACCGCTGCCACCTCTCTACCGGTCACCGTAGCTGGGACTCTTCTGCGGGGGCCACAGTTACTTTTACGGGCAACAGAAAAATATCCGCGAACCCCCAAGTGCGCCCGCTGCCGGAATCACGGGGTGGTGTCGGCGCTGAAGGGCCACAAGCGCTACTGTCGCTGGAAGGACTGTATGTGCGCCAAGTGCACGCTGATCGCGGAGCGCCAGAGAGTCATGGCCGCGCAAGTGGCGCTCCGCAGGCAGCAGGCGCAGGAGGAGAACGAGGCGCGGGAGCTGCAGCTGCTGTACGGCACCGCGGAGGGACTGGCACTGGCCGCGGCCAACGGCATCATCCCGCCCCGGCCCGCCTACGAGGTGTTCGGCTCCGTGTGCTCCGAGGGTGGCTCAG AAACAAAGATTCAGAAGTTTGAACTGTTCCCCAAGTCCCTCATTCCCAGGTCCATCACTCCCCAGCAACTGACTCCTGGTGCAAAACCGGTGACCCCTGACAGTGAATCAGTGACTGGAAGTGCACAGGGAACCTCTTCCCCAGAAGGGAGACCAGGGTCTGGTTCTGAAAATGGtgacggagaatccttcctcagctcCCCCATGTCCAAAGTAATGAAAGAAGGTGAGGAGAGCCCAAGCTCCATCAGTccactgggatctgaatctggttccgaTGCAGAGAAAGATGAGCAGGACCCAAGTTCTTCTTCTTCAGCCAGACAGAGGACCCCCATAGACATCCTCACGAGGGTCTTCCCCACCCAGAAGAGGAGCGTTTTAGAGCTTGTTCTACAAGGATGTGGTGGAGACGTGGTCCAAGCCATAGAGCAGATATTGAACAATAGAGGTCAGGAGAAGGGTGACGAGACCTGGTCTAGAGAAGCTGCCCTACAAAGTATCCAACCATCAGTGTCCACCACACACAGACCCCTCATAGctggggccatcacccctaccatTGGGACAATAGGAAGCAGGTCAGCTTTTTCTCCACTGCAGCCCAATGCTACCCACTTTGGAACAGAGACCAACACCTACCAGTTAGGTGGACATCTCGGACTCAACCCATTAAGGTTGGCATATTCTGCCCACAGCAGAGGACTTGCCTTCATGGCCCCATATTCCGCAGCAGGATTCATGCCCACACTAGGGTTTCGTCCACCCATGGACTATGCATTTAGTGACCTAATGAGGGACAGGGCCAATGTCCACAAAGATCAGGTTTACTCCAATGGGCTTTACAGTTCTGTAGTCAACAATACTACAGAGAAGCAATGA